DNA sequence from the Ktedonobacteraceae bacterium genome:
CTTGATGCCGAAGAATATTTCTGGCGCCAGACAAGACAACGCTACCAGACCTGGGCCAGTGAGGAGACGATTACCGAGTTCTGGGTGGGATATTATATGAACCTGCTCCGCCCATTCATTGAGGAACATGATGAGCCACGCCTCTACCAGCTGGCATTAGCAATCACGCGCGAGTTTGACCAGCATACCAGCTGGCAACTGTATCCCGATGTACTACCGACCCTGGAAGCGTTGAGAAAACAGAACTACACCCTGGGGGTCATCTCCGATTGGGGCATTGCCCTGAGCGCTATTCTCCGGCGCCTTCGCCTCACAGACTACTTCGATTGCTTGCTCATCTCAGCCGCCACGCGTCATGCAAAACCCTCCCCTACACTCTACGAGCGAGCGCTTCAGAGGGCTAACAGTATCGCCGATTATACACTGCATGTAGGAGATTCCTATATTCATGATGTGTTAGGG
Encoded proteins:
- a CDS encoding HAD-IA family hydrolase, encoding MGLEQPQAIRTIFFDAGYTLLHPNPSTAEICQQVCERLHLHLHLDEVKNRMLDAEEYFWRQTRQRYQTWASEETITEFWVGYYMNLLRPFIEEHDEPRLYQLALAITREFDQHTSWQLYPDVLPTLEALRKQNYTLGVISDWGIALSAILRRLRLTDYFDCLLISAATRHAKPSPTLYERALQRANSIADYTLHVGDSYIHDVLGARAVGITPVLLDRQRTLEESNVDCLLVHSLTDLLQLLEIDSPHEHR